DNA from Castor canadensis chromosome 3, mCasCan1.hap1v2, whole genome shotgun sequence:
GAATAAAGAACTTCTGCACAACTCAGAGTGTCTACTAATAATAATCAGAAATTTCTAATTGAGCCAACTGGcacaattttataactttttctgGTAACACTCTGTCACCCAGTAGTAGGATCAAAGAAAGTATACTATGGAGTTTCCCCAGTggtgaggagaagaaaggagagctgTGGTGAAAATAGATCAAAGGGCTTTTTAATGCTAATTCAAAGCTACATGGAACTGGTGGGTGATtgattcacataccataaaaccTAGGAGACACCAAGATAAAAAGGGCTAAAGGAATTAAAGACAGTATCAGTGTGAAGAATTGATCTATTAagtgtaaaagaaagagaaaagctgaCTATGGCCAGAGGAGAGAATTTCCAAATTCATTTCCAAAACTACTTCATTTAGAaattgggcctgtggtgaggcagtgcaTCATGGTGGAAGCACAGGACAGAGGAGCTGCTTAACTCATGGCACCCAGGAgccaaaaaggaagaagagggccCATGGCTATAATATTCCTTTCCCAAGCACCTAACTTCATCACTTCCTAAATGTTCTACTATGTACCAATAGTATCCCACAGGCTGGGGACAAAACCTTCAAAATATAGGCCTTTTGAGGACATTCAATACACAAACTATAACAGTTTCAAATATGTATACCACCAGTTTTGTTGGTCAAAACTCACTTTCACTTACTGCAGATTCAAAAATTTCATTTCAAAGATTCAATCAAGAGAGTTTGTTACTCCTCTCAAGAAACGACTTACCAAAGCAAGCAGAGGACTGAGGGAATATTTGATCACTGGAAGTGTTTAGAATTGTTCGTGTATGGTGATactaaaaaacaaactagattTGGGTTAATTTCTTTGGTATTCTTACACACGAACAGTGTACTTTCTTAGTACTTAACCCTAGGTTGTAGCATTTCCATTCTTGATCTCAAATTCATGGCTAAAATGTTATTAGAGAATGAGAATTTCATGATCTAAACCAGGTTTCAACAAACAATAGCACATGTGCTAAACTGGTcctctatttttgtaaataaagtttattatatCTGTTCAAtttattgtctatggctgcttttaaACTATAAGGACAAAGTGGAGTAGTTGAAACAGAGAATATACAATCCTCAAAGTCCAAATATTTACTATCATTGCACCCTGCACACAAAAAGCTCCCTGGCCTTTAATCTAAATACTTAGGTATGAATCAAATGCATTACTTGTTAATAAGACAGTGATCTCATATTCACATTATAGGTGAATAGTTTAATAAATATCTTTGTAAAATGTTTATGATTGtttaatattatatttacttattaatttttatttctattgtagTCCCTGCTATGTGGATATTTGTTAGCAATGACTGATGTGGAAACTACATATGCAGATTTTATTGCTTCAGGAAGAACAGGTAGAAGAAATGCAATACATGATATCCTGGTTTCCTCTGCAAGTGGCAACAGCAATGAATTAGCCTTGAAATTAGCAGGTCTTGATATCAACAAGACAGGTGAGTCATTtgatacacatttttcttttttatttattattttttaattgtgctgggtggaggtatattatggcatttacaaatgtttttatttcaaatatatacacATCTTTCTATGCATATAAGAATAATTTATTGCATTGCACTAACTAGGATTAGGGCATGAAAAGCCACATTTGAAAGTAACCTGACAGAGATAAAAAGTGTAGACAAGATGAAAATCTACTAGGAGTTTCTTAATTACTCCCACTGTTCTAATGACTTTAAAGGGATTCCCACTCAAATGCAGAGTCTTACCTAGTTCTATTAATACAACCATAAAACACATGACATTTTGTAATCCTAATCTCTACAAAAGCTTTGAAGTTGCTTATATAGAATATGAAATATAGTTGGAGCTcctataattaataatattggCCTCCTTCCACATTTAATAGGTACTTAATAAGATTCATAAGTGTATCTGATGAACCTCAGTCCTAAAAAGCACTTCAGAAGAAAAGGGTCTCCAGGACCAATTTATCTGGGAAATAAAATAGTTTGTTATATAAGTAATTCTTAGGAAAAGGGGCCTTTTAGTTTTCTCTTCATGGTTGAATGGATTTGTGAAAATGTGTCTTATTGCGTATCCTTGTAGTCTGATTTtactaataatgaaaaagaaaaacaggttaaatacattaaaatagttAATAGCCTTACTCCTGAGTATTAGAATAAATCCACTGACAGTTTCTCCATCCAtaacttttgaaaatattaaagctaAATGTGTTTACTTGAGAAGACATGTGCaaaaataacctttaaaggtaaaAAGAATACACAGTTAAGTACATGAGAAAAACACATACTAATTTCTGATTCTAGTTGTAACATTCAATATGTCTTTACTATTAGACTTTCTCTAACAAAGTCTTCATAGTACTGGAAAACTGAGtcacattatatatatgttaattataATGATAATGTTAAACTACAAATAGAACTTTATGTGATGGATAAAGGTCAATAGatcacagattcttttttttcaacTTCAGATTAATGATAAAACTTTAACATGACCACTTCAGAAAATATAAATCTAAGTATGTTTTAAGTTTCATTATTTCTCCACTATTACTACTAATATTTACTTCCCAAAGTAGAAGATTATTACAGTTTGTTTTAATGGAACGAATGAATACATTTGTCTATGTCTTTGagaatttgctcatttcttttataaaatttatattttaattttacatgcACATTCTGTTTTAAATAACTGAATTAATTTTAGCCATCCTTAATATTAGGAAATGTtaacaatttaaataataaatgagattgcatattaataaatataatgaataaaaattatattttgtgttaAGTATATTACAGTTGCATAATTTGAATTAATTCAAATAGTTTCATGCTTCCAAATATCTTCTTTTCTAAACATTTCTGCATGTTAATTGTAATCCTCTACGcccttggaaaattttctgtttctcttcataTCATAAAGTCTAGAACTAGGCAAACTATAAACAGCACTGACTTTATTATTCTTAGTACAAAGAATTACAAGTAATAAATGTACAGTATGGAAgtctaaaatacaaaaaaaatggtcAATATACAGTGGCAGATGTAGCATCACTGAGAATTCTGAGGAGCTTCCTTTGTAATTCCTGTTTCtactttgttttagtttatgctgCTTCATGACTTGTTAATCAGTATCTAACTGTTAATCAGTATGCTAACATGTCTGTTAGCAGCATAATGCTAAGCCCACAGGAGTATCTCCAGACACCAGAAAATCCAAAACCTCATGGGAATCAAATTCTTCATCTTGTATTTATTCAGTCACTTTCATCCCTAAATTTTCTACTAGCCTTACATCTGCCCCAATTTGGCTTCATTCCTTTGGTTACCAAGAGCTTCTCCTGTTTATCAAGTTTCTGTAACATGCTAATCCCTACATCCTCGATTCATACCATCTGCACATTTGG
Protein-coding regions in this window:
- the Pkia gene encoding cAMP-dependent protein kinase inhibitor alpha isoform X1, which encodes MTDVETTYADFIASGRTGRRNAIHDILVSSASGNSNELALKLAGLDINKTEGEDDAQRNSTEQSGEAQGEAAKSES